A genomic window from Salmo salar chromosome ssa23, Ssal_v3.1, whole genome shotgun sequence includes:
- the LOC106584390 gene encoding AN1-type zinc finger protein 5 isoform X1: MAQETNQTQVPMLCTMGCGFYGNPRTNGMCSVCYKEHLQRQQGGGRSSPPGEKGSAASSPVGSPGAAGVSVESTTSEPSTEGVTPPEERTSSPNSPSPVTQQMTAMSISQDTGATDSNRADGDEEEDEGTSKNTGPVGEAAQASSDGDQTPDKNKKKNRCFTCRKKVGLTGFDCRCGNLFCAIHRYSDKHNCPYDYRGAAAARIRKENPIVVAEKIQKL, from the exons ATGGCTCAGGAGACCAATCAGACACAGGTGCCAATGCTTTGCACTATGGGCTGTGGTTTCTATGGTAATCCCCGCACCAACGGTATGTGCTCGGTCTGCTACAAGGAACACctacagagacaacagggagGGGGCCGTTCCAGCCCCCCAGGTGAGAAAG GCTCGGCAGCTTCATCGCCAGTGGGGTCCCCGGGAGCAGCTGGTGTGTCAGTGGAGAGCACAACGTCGGAACCCAGCACGGAAGGGGTCACTCCGCCCGAGGAAAGGACATCCAG TCCCAACTCCCCCAGCCCAGTAACCCAGCAGATGACAGCCATGAGTATCTCCCAGGATACTGGAGCCACTGACTCAAACCGGGCTGATGGGGACGAGGAAGAGGACGAGGGGACATCCAAAAACACTG GGCCAGTGGGGGAGGCAGCCCAGGCCTCGTCTGATGGTGATCAGACCCCTGACAAAAATAAGAAGAAGAACCGATGCTTCACCTGCCGGAAGAAAGTGGGCCTGACGG GCTTCGACTGTCGCTGTGGTAACCTGTTCTGCGCCATTCACCGCTACTCTGACAAACATAACTGTCCTTACGACTACCGAGGCGCTGCCGCAGCCCGCATACGCAAGGAGAACCCCATCGTGGTGGCTGAGAAGATCCAGAAGTTATGA
- the LOC106584390 gene encoding AN1-type zinc finger protein 5 isoform X3, protein MAQETNQTQVPMLCTMGCGFYGNPRTNGMCSVCYKEHLQRQQGGGRSSPPGEKGSAASSPVGSPGAAGVSVESTTSEPSTEGVTPPEERTSSPNSPSPVTQQMTAMSISQDTGATDSNRADGDEEEDEGTSKNTGFDCRCGNLFCAIHRYSDKHNCPYDYRGAAAARIRKENPIVVAEKIQKL, encoded by the exons ATGGCTCAGGAGACCAATCAGACACAGGTGCCAATGCTTTGCACTATGGGCTGTGGTTTCTATGGTAATCCCCGCACCAACGGTATGTGCTCGGTCTGCTACAAGGAACACctacagagacaacagggagGGGGCCGTTCCAGCCCCCCAGGTGAGAAAG GCTCGGCAGCTTCATCGCCAGTGGGGTCCCCGGGAGCAGCTGGTGTGTCAGTGGAGAGCACAACGTCGGAACCCAGCACGGAAGGGGTCACTCCGCCCGAGGAAAGGACATCCAG TCCCAACTCCCCCAGCCCAGTAACCCAGCAGATGACAGCCATGAGTATCTCCCAGGATACTGGAGCCACTGACTCAAACCGGGCTGATGGGGACGAGGAAGAGGACGAGGGGACATCCAAAAACACTG GCTTCGACTGTCGCTGTGGTAACCTGTTCTGCGCCATTCACCGCTACTCTGACAAACATAACTGTCCTTACGACTACCGAGGCGCTGCCGCAGCCCGCATACGCAAGGAGAACCCCATCGTGGTGGCTGAGAAGATCCAGAAGTTATGA
- the m6pbp gene encoding mannose-6-phosphate receptor-binding protein 1 isoform X1 codes for MADSEKTEPSAAAIAQPANGDQQSVVSRVGSIPLVSSACGVVSNAYSSTKDSVPLLKGVMDAAESGVRTLGAAATTSSKPLLDRLEPQISVVNQYAMMGLDKVEKLQILQQPADKLVSDTVGMMYQSVSGAKETMTGAVLGAKESITGAVTGAKETMAGAKETMTGAMMAAVFGGVEMTQAAASGWFSSFMGTGVGQMVSSGVGLALSHSENLVDQILPLSDRELAALAEPATGEVATAPVVGSSPSYFIRLGKLSSKVQERALEQSLVRARCARDTTYATITQITSTLDLLENARSTLAAANHQLGGAPEQLLQRWKEWQEKQPKDGQVDGGKMDGPKDQTALEWRTLSMVRGLSDQLRSACSGVVSSAQGLPSAVQDQLANAQKAAEELHSSLGNTSTLTPHLLEQTRYHLTQVRHSLDGVMEYLLNNTPLNWLVGPFAPQLTEKGEDRQAVDKGPQT; via the exons ATGGCAGACAGCGAGAAGACTGAGCCCAGTGCAGCAGCCATTGCCCAGCCAGCTAATGGAGACCAGCAG AGTGTCGTGTCCCGTGTGGGTAGCATCCCTCTGGTGAGCTCTGCGTGTGGCGTAGTGTCCAACGCCTACAGCAGCACTAAGGACAGCGTTCCCCTTCTGAAGGGGGTCATGGATGCTGCCGAGAGCGGGGTGCGCACCCTGGGGGCAGCCGCCACCACCAGCTCCAAGCCACTCCTGGACAGACTGGAGCCACAGA TTTCTGTGGTGAATCAATATGCCATGATGGGACTGGACAAGGTGGAAAAACTGCAAATCCTCCAGCAGCCAGCTGACAAG CTGGTTTCAGACACAGTGGGCATGATGTACCAGTCTGTGAGCGGGGCAAAGGAGACCATGACTGGGGCTGTATTGGGGGCAAAGGAGTCGATAACTGGGGCTGTGACCGGGGCCAAGGAAACCATGGCTGGGGCCAAGGAGACCATGACTGGGGCTATGATGGCTGCAGTGTTTGGGGGTGTGGAGATGACCCAAGCAGCAGCCAGTGGATGGTTCAGCTCATTCATGGGGACCGGTGTGGGCCAGATGGTCAGCAGTGGGGTGGGCCTGGCCCTCAGCCACTCTGAGAACTTGGTGGACCAGATCCTGCCTCTCAGCGACAGAGAGCTGG CTGCTTTGGCCGAGCCTGCAACAGGTGAGGTGGCTACTGCACCAGTGGTGGGCTCTAGCCCCAGCTACTTTATCCGTCTGGGCAAGCTATCCTCCAAAGTGCAGGAGCGGGCCCTGGAGCAGTCCCTGGTGAGAGCCCGGTGTGCCAGAGACACCACATATGCCACCATAACCCAGATCACCAGCACCTTGGACCTGCTGGAGAACGCCCGCTCCACTCTGGCTGCTGCCAACCATCAGCTGGGAGGGGCACCAGAGCAGCTGCTGCAGCGCTGGAAGGAGTGGCAGGAGAAACAGCCTAAAGATGGACAAGTAGATGGCGGGAAGATGGATGGTCCCAAAGACCAGACTGCG TTGGAGTGGCGAACCCTCTCGATGGTGCGTGGTCTCAGTGACCAGTTGCGGTCTGCCTGCTCTGGTGTGGTGTCCAGCGCCCAGGGCCTGCCCAGTGCGGTCCAGGACCAGCTGGCAAATGCACAGAAAGCAGCTGAAGAACTGCACTCCTCACTGGGCAACACTAGCACCCTCAcaccccacctcctggagcagaCCCGTTATCATCTAACACAG GTGCGACATTCTCTGGATGGCGTAATGGAGTATCTGCTCAATAACACTCCTCTCAACTGGCTGGTGGGACCCTTTGCACCCCAGCTCACTGAGAAGGGAGAGGACAGGCAGGCTGTGGATAAAGGACCTCAGACCTAG
- the LOC106584390 gene encoding AN1-type zinc finger protein 5 isoform X2 — translation MAQETNQTQVPMLCTMGCGFYGNPRTNGMCSVCYKEHLQRQQGGGRSSPPGSAASSPVGSPGAAGVSVESTTSEPSTEGVTPPEERTSSPNSPSPVTQQMTAMSISQDTGATDSNRADGDEEEDEGTSKNTGPVGEAAQASSDGDQTPDKNKKKNRCFTCRKKVGLTGFDCRCGNLFCAIHRYSDKHNCPYDYRGAAAARIRKENPIVVAEKIQKL, via the exons ATGGCTCAGGAGACCAATCAGACACAGGTGCCAATGCTTTGCACTATGGGCTGTGGTTTCTATGGTAATCCCCGCACCAACGGTATGTGCTCGGTCTGCTACAAGGAACACctacagagacaacagggagGGGGCCGTTCCAGCCCCCCAG GCTCGGCAGCTTCATCGCCAGTGGGGTCCCCGGGAGCAGCTGGTGTGTCAGTGGAGAGCACAACGTCGGAACCCAGCACGGAAGGGGTCACTCCGCCCGAGGAAAGGACATCCAG TCCCAACTCCCCCAGCCCAGTAACCCAGCAGATGACAGCCATGAGTATCTCCCAGGATACTGGAGCCACTGACTCAAACCGGGCTGATGGGGACGAGGAAGAGGACGAGGGGACATCCAAAAACACTG GGCCAGTGGGGGAGGCAGCCCAGGCCTCGTCTGATGGTGATCAGACCCCTGACAAAAATAAGAAGAAGAACCGATGCTTCACCTGCCGGAAGAAAGTGGGCCTGACGG GCTTCGACTGTCGCTGTGGTAACCTGTTCTGCGCCATTCACCGCTACTCTGACAAACATAACTGTCCTTACGACTACCGAGGCGCTGCCGCAGCCCGCATACGCAAGGAGAACCCCATCGTGGTGGCTGAGAAGATCCAGAAGTTATGA